In Enterobacter cloacae, a single window of DNA contains:
- a CDS encoding HNH endonuclease yields the protein MVKVININGNLVELPEPSAKLSKAESPDGRFSKPKNKISKIQRAELRMKFGGRCAYCGCKLPEKGWHADHVEPVRRDFELVRAPVGSGVTHVARSTGKVMHPELHAIENLFPSCAPCNLFKGAFSVEGMRKEITKQVERARAYSVNFRTAERFGLLHIVEKPVVFWFEQYNEQKQNE from the coding sequence ATGGTCAAGGTGATAAATATCAACGGGAATTTAGTTGAATTACCTGAGCCCTCAGCAAAGTTATCCAAAGCTGAATCACCTGATGGTAGGTTCTCAAAACCTAAAAATAAGATCTCTAAAATACAGCGAGCTGAGCTGCGAATGAAATTTGGGGGGCGTTGTGCCTATTGTGGTTGCAAGCTTCCTGAAAAAGGGTGGCATGCCGATCATGTTGAGCCTGTTCGACGCGACTTTGAACTGGTGAGAGCCCCTGTCGGCAGCGGCGTAACTCATGTTGCCCGAAGTACGGGTAAGGTTATGCACCCTGAACTGCATGCTATAGAAAACTTATTTCCATCATGCGCCCCCTGCAACCTTTTTAAAGGAGCTTTTAGTGTTGAAGGAATGAGAAAAGAAATTACCAAACAGGTTGAACGGGCTCGCGCATATAGCGTGAATTTCCGTACCGCAGAACGTTTTGGGTTGCTTCATATTGTAGAAAAACCGGTCGTCTTCTGGTTTGAGCAGTATAACGAACAGAAACAAAACGAATAA
- a CDS encoding toxin-plasmid maintenance system killer protein, with protein sequence MIHSFKDRRLEKFFRNGKTTAGIPSEIINAILCRLETLDNVQSERELLSNSLRYERLRMTSNRYSSIRVNSKYRLFFEWNDGAHNVHLSAHDYKSLIH encoded by the coding sequence ATGATCCATTCATTTAAAGACAGACGGCTTGAAAAGTTCTTCCGTAATGGAAAAACAACGGCAGGTATTCCTTCTGAAATTATTAACGCGATTCTGTGTCGACTTGAAACGCTGGATAATGTCCAGAGTGAGCGGGAGTTATTATCCAACAGCTTGCGTTATGAACGCTTAAGAATGACGTCAAACCGTTATTCCTCCATTCGAGTAAACTCTAAGTATCGATTATTCTTTGAATGGAATGATGGCGCACATAATGTTCATTTGTCTGCACATGACTATAAATCGCTCATCCATTAA
- a CDS encoding site-specific DNA-methyltransferase (adenine-specific), whose protein sequence is MPFISHHYPHDHSCRWVEPFIGGGAVFLNMFAQNALLADSNPDLINLYRTIQRQKTNFINQVQNLADKTFVEKDYYEMRDRFNKTCISGQPLQRAALFYSLNRLGYNGMCRYNSERIYSVPWGKHTELKLDFNKIDYLSFRLSGIELITAGFEETLAATGEGDQIYCDPPYDKTSKTSFVSYDGKPFSQSDHVLLANMLVDAHRKGAAVAISNSLTPFTLGLYEERGFVIHRLSAYRSVGSKPNTRKTETEILAVLK, encoded by the coding sequence ATGCCTTTCATCAGCCATCACTACCCACACGATCATAGTTGCCGGTGGGTAGAACCCTTTATAGGCGGTGGTGCCGTTTTTCTGAACATGTTTGCACAAAATGCATTGCTTGCAGATAGCAATCCAGACTTGATCAACCTATACAGGACTATTCAAAGACAGAAAACTAACTTTATAAATCAGGTCCAAAACCTAGCGGATAAAACCTTTGTCGAAAAGGACTACTATGAGATGAGGGACCGTTTCAACAAAACCTGTATTTCTGGTCAACCGCTTCAAAGAGCGGCTTTGTTTTACTCCCTGAATCGCCTGGGCTATAACGGTATGTGCCGCTATAACTCAGAAAGAATCTATTCAGTGCCCTGGGGGAAACATACAGAACTGAAGCTTGACTTCAATAAAATAGACTACCTTTCATTTCGTCTTTCAGGTATTGAACTGATCACCGCTGGTTTTGAGGAGACTCTGGCCGCAACCGGCGAAGGAGATCAGATTTATTGTGATCCGCCATATGACAAAACAAGCAAAACTAGTTTTGTCAGTTACGATGGTAAACCGTTCAGCCAAAGCGACCACGTGCTGTTAGCAAATATGCTCGTTGACGCTCACAGAAAAGGCGCTGCTGTTGCGATATCAAATAGCCTGACACCATTCACTTTGGGCCTCTATGAAGAGCGTGGATTCGTCATACACAGACTCAGCGCTTACCGATCCGTAGGAAGTAAGCCAAATACACGGAAAACGGAAACAGAAATACTGGCCGTGCTGAAATAG
- a CDS encoding DNA-binding protein — protein sequence MSVLLTEPTQQANDKVFKTAHVAFSVVTGTGRYVTGLKQFRDANPELCTEVSDQKAWAIHPSVIQVTPGFNSREMGMGDDYYKLPEVEEHIYNIKNAYIRGDYVDPIRVRVIDGVPFVRQGHCRLKAAMMACDEDHDITILCVEIKEDEIGCELATIDGNRGLALSPVALGESYRRLHSLAGWSLERIAQRENKSPTTISSLIRLTTCSVVIKKWIHADAISYVNVLSLIDELGETEAISRIKKMIAELEQADANGITVKKTQHGQVRVRPSDFKPARIPPVIATKAVEGVKLITTSLLQKLGDIELPEMTDSSADEEINITLNRSTLEMLRNLSKEITESENKQLRRAENRQAKLNGEKPKYPRKKNAKKAGEETDQDTDPQPDAE from the coding sequence ATGAGTGTTTTACTGACAGAACCTACACAGCAAGCTAATGACAAGGTCTTTAAAACGGCCCATGTTGCCTTTTCAGTAGTTACTGGCACAGGTCGTTACGTCACTGGGCTTAAACAGTTCCGTGATGCAAACCCTGAACTTTGTACTGAAGTAAGTGACCAGAAAGCATGGGCTATCCACCCTTCAGTAATTCAGGTCACGCCAGGCTTCAACTCCCGCGAAATGGGAATGGGTGACGATTACTATAAGCTCCCTGAGGTTGAAGAACACATCTACAACATCAAGAATGCCTACATTCGAGGTGACTATGTAGACCCTATCCGAGTACGTGTCATTGATGGGGTACCTTTTGTTCGCCAGGGGCACTGCCGTTTAAAAGCCGCAATGATGGCATGTGATGAAGATCATGACATCACAATCCTTTGCGTTGAGATTAAAGAAGATGAAATTGGCTGTGAGCTCGCGACCATTGATGGTAACCGTGGTCTTGCGCTTTCTCCTGTTGCGCTTGGCGAGTCCTATCGTCGCCTACATTCTCTTGCTGGCTGGTCACTCGAACGAATTGCTCAACGTGAAAATAAAAGCCCGACGACCATCAGTTCTCTTATCCGCCTGACAACCTGTTCTGTTGTTATCAAGAAATGGATTCATGCTGACGCTATTTCGTATGTTAACGTGCTTTCACTGATCGATGAGCTCGGTGAAACAGAAGCAATTTCACGTATCAAGAAGATGATCGCGGAACTTGAGCAGGCCGATGCGAATGGCATCACGGTGAAAAAAACCCAACATGGTCAGGTACGAGTCAGACCTTCAGACTTCAAGCCAGCACGGATTCCGCCGGTTATTGCCACAAAAGCCGTAGAAGGCGTCAAACTCATCACCACCAGCTTATTACAGAAACTGGGGGATATTGAATTGCCGGAGATGACAGATTCAAGTGCTGACGAAGAAATCAACATTACGTTGAACCGCAGTACTCTGGAGATGCTGAGAAATCTTTCAAAAGAGATCACAGAATCAGAGAACAAGCAGCTTCGCCGTGCGGAGAATCGTCAGGCAAAACTTAATGGTGAGAAGCCAAAATACCCACGTAAAAAAAATGCTAAGAAGGCAGGGGAAGAGACCGATCAGGATACTGACCCACAGCCGGACGCAGAATAA
- a CDS encoding replication protein RepA has translation MTKEKDTEQQDLVTRAFSVREKESGKDIILRPNSNRTVQSIALMRLGLFVPSPKSVGRQNREYKTVGFDATKELQTLSLMESEGFTNISIVGERLDMSVDFKTWMGIIRTYANHPINNDTISLKFTEFLKLCTPENYRSSTASRKRIDASLRRLASVTLSFTSNNSSKVYTTHLVQSALLDPESDQVVLQVDPKIFELYQYDHKVLMQLKAIKELAKKESAQALYTFIESLPPNPIPISLTRLKNRLNLKTRANSQNATVRKALEELASIGYLQYTEIKKDGKVYFQIHKRDPDLNLNNTQPPLEVVEDEEENSGSSVLEGELCPPADPIDGDDVLTVHDLTAEELRYIRSLRSQKKNSNAS, from the coding sequence ATGACTAAAGAGAAAGATACTGAGCAGCAGGACCTGGTCACCAGGGCTTTCTCTGTTAGAGAGAAAGAATCAGGTAAAGACATCATTTTGCGTCCTAACAGCAACCGTACGGTGCAGTCTATTGCTTTGATGCGGCTCGGGCTGTTCGTCCCATCACCAAAGAGTGTGGGGCGTCAAAATCGGGAATATAAAACGGTTGGCTTTGACGCAACGAAAGAGTTACAGACGCTCTCTTTAATGGAGAGCGAGGGGTTCACCAATATTTCAATTGTCGGTGAGCGTCTTGATATGTCAGTAGATTTTAAGACGTGGATGGGCATCATTCGAACCTATGCCAATCATCCGATTAACAATGACACGATAAGCTTAAAATTCACTGAATTCCTCAAGCTATGTACGCCTGAAAATTATCGCTCATCTACAGCGTCCAGAAAACGTATAGACGCCTCCTTACGCAGGTTAGCATCCGTTACCTTGTCGTTCACCAGTAATAACTCGTCCAAAGTCTATACAACGCATCTGGTACAGTCTGCCCTGTTAGACCCGGAATCAGATCAGGTTGTCCTTCAGGTTGATCCTAAGATTTTCGAGCTCTATCAATACGATCATAAGGTTTTGATGCAGCTGAAGGCAATTAAGGAGTTGGCCAAGAAGGAAAGCGCCCAGGCTCTCTATACGTTCATAGAGTCATTACCGCCAAATCCTATACCGATATCCCTTACTCGGCTGAAAAATCGTCTGAACCTCAAAACACGAGCAAATAGTCAGAATGCTACCGTGAGAAAGGCTCTTGAAGAGTTGGCATCGATAGGATACCTCCAGTACACCGAAATTAAGAAAGACGGAAAAGTATACTTCCAGATTCATAAGCGGGATCCCGATCTGAATTTGAACAATACTCAGCCTCCTTTAGAAGTGGTTGAAGATGAAGAAGAGAACTCAGGGTCTTCTGTTTTAGAAGGTGAGTTATGCCCACCAGCTGACCCGATAGACGGCGATGATGTTCTTACCGTCCATGATTTAACCGCTGAAGAACTGCGCTATATTCGTAGTCTTCGAAGCCAGAAAAAGAACAGCAACGCCAGCTAA
- a CDS encoding IS5 family transposase produces MKDQITHLPDNADRSVAKQKFKITNWPTYNKALINRGSITFWLDDEAIQAWYESATPSSRGRPQRYSDLAITTVLVIKRVFRLTLRAAQGFIDSIFTLMNVPLRCPDYTSVSKRAKSVNVSFKTFTRGEIAHLVIDSTGLKVFGEGEWKVKKHGKERRRIWRKLHLAVDSNTHEIICADLSLNNVTDSEAFPGLIRQTHRKIRAASADGAYDTRLCHDELRRKKISALIPPRKGAGYWPGEYADRNRAVANQRLTGSNARWKWTTDYNRRSIAETAMYRVKQLFGGSLTLRDYDGQVAEAMALVRALNKMTKAGMPESVRIA; encoded by the coding sequence TTGAAGGATCAGATCACGCATCTTCCCGACAACGCAGACCGTTCCGTGGCAAAGCAAAAGTTCAAAATCACCAACTGGCCCACCTACAATAAAGCCCTCATCAACCGTGGCTCCATAACTTTCTGGCTGGATGATGAAGCTATTCAGGCCTGGTATGAGTCGGCAACGCCTTCATCACGGGGAAGACCTCAGCGCTATTCTGATCTCGCCATCACCACCGTTCTGGTCATTAAACGCGTGTTCAGGTTGACCCTGCGGGCTGCACAGGGTTTTATTGATTCCATTTTTACACTGATGAATGTTCCGTTGCGCTGCCCGGATTACACCAGTGTCAGCAAGCGCGCAAAGTCGGTTAATGTCAGTTTCAAAACGTTCACCCGAGGTGAAATCGCGCATCTGGTGATTGATTCCACCGGGCTGAAGGTCTTTGGTGAAGGCGAATGGAAAGTCAAAAAACACGGCAAAGAACGCCGTCGTATATGGCGAAAGTTGCATCTGGCAGTTGACAGCAACACACATGAAATCATCTGTGCAGACCTGTCGCTGAACAATGTGACGGACTCAGAAGCCTTCCCGGGTCTTATCCGGCAGACTCACAGAAAAATCAGGGCAGCATCGGCAGACGGCGCTTACGACACCCGGCTCTGTCACGATGAACTGCGGCGTAAGAAAATCAGCGCGCTTATCCCGCCCCGAAAAGGTGCGGGTTACTGGCCCGGTGAATATGCAGACCGTAACCGTGCTGTTGCGAATCAGCGGCTGACCGGGAGTAATGCGCGGTGGAAATGGACAACAGATTACAATCGTCGCTCGATAGCGGAAACGGCGATGTACCGGGTAAAACAGCTGTTCGGGGGTTCACTGACGCTGCGTGACTACGATGGTCAGGTTGCGGAGGCTATGGCCCTGGTACGAGCGCTGAACAAAATGACGAAAGCAGGTATGCCTGAAAGCGTGCGTATTGCCTGA
- a CDS encoding lambda phage type II DNA modification methyltransferase, translating to MQISTEVLNVLSRCRAEGNFLFLADQLDRSIYVKTNKVLEAAGGKWNRKEQAHIFTADAAERIEQIILTGSVDIPRDLFNFFPTPENLVTDMVLRAEPAAGERVLEPEFGDGRILKALKLAAPDALITGIELNDERFLAVKNDSVLSTGVELVHTDFLGYQPDETFDVIVMNPPFLKRSDVKHVMHAIAMLAKRGRLQAILSAGVLFREDTLTKALRERVKQLGGQISPLPDDTFRESGTKVKTARLEIDLRR from the coding sequence ATGCAAATCTCAACTGAAGTTCTGAACGTCTTATCTCGCTGCCGTGCTGAAGGGAACTTTCTTTTCCTGGCCGACCAGCTCGACCGCAGCATTTATGTTAAGACAAACAAAGTGCTCGAAGCCGCCGGTGGCAAATGGAACCGAAAAGAGCAGGCACATATTTTTACGGCGGATGCAGCTGAGCGTATCGAGCAAATCATTCTGACAGGTTCGGTTGACATCCCACGAGATCTGTTCAATTTCTTCCCTACACCTGAGAATTTAGTCACAGATATGGTTCTACGCGCTGAACCAGCTGCCGGGGAGCGTGTACTGGAGCCAGAGTTTGGTGATGGCCGCATTCTGAAAGCCTTAAAACTGGCGGCTCCGGATGCATTGATTACCGGGATCGAATTGAACGATGAGCGATTCCTTGCAGTGAAGAACGATAGTGTCCTTAGCACAGGAGTCGAGCTGGTGCATACCGACTTTCTTGGGTACCAGCCCGATGAAACTTTTGATGTTATCGTTATGAATCCACCATTCCTTAAACGCTCTGACGTTAAACATGTCATGCATGCCATCGCAATGCTCGCTAAGCGAGGTCGCTTACAGGCCATTCTGTCAGCTGGGGTATTGTTCCGGGAAGACACACTGACAAAAGCGCTCAGGGAGCGAGTCAAACAACTTGGCGGACAAATTTCGCCTCTTCCGGATGATACATTTAGGGAGTCCGGAACAAAGGTCAAAACAGCCCGCCTTGAAATTGATCTTCGCCGCTAA